A genomic region of Arachis stenosperma cultivar V10309 chromosome 9, arast.V10309.gnm1.PFL2, whole genome shotgun sequence contains the following coding sequences:
- the LOC130947747 gene encoding IAA-amino acid hydrolase ILR1-like 4, which yields MASFTLFFLSITIILHVFVAATPSSSASEQLSSSTIPTRFLDFAKKPETFDWMVNIRRKIHEYPELQYEEFKTSEIIRAELDKMGISYKHPVAETGVIGYIGTRKPPFVALRADIDALPMQEMVEWEHKSKVDGKMHACGHDAHTAMLLGAAKILKQNEKDIQGTVVLVFQPAEEGGAGAKRIIEAGALENVSAIFGLHVMPNYCVGEVASRSGAIMAASGRFQATISGKGGHAAIPQHSIDPILAAANVIVSLQHLVSRESDPLDSQVVTVAKFQGGDAFNVIPDSVTIGGTFRTFSKESFKQLKQRIEQVIVGQAAVQRCNATVDFFQEKKPFYPAVINDGGLHKHFQNVAGSLLGTNKVMEMPPVMAAEDFAFYQEVIPGYFFFLGMQNDSSERLPLIHSPHFTVNEDALPYGASLHASLAATYLLKHHHDVTIVEGKNHDEL from the exons ATGGCTTCCTTCACTTTGTTCTTTCTCTCCATCACCATCATCCTCCATGTCTTTGTTGCCGCAACACCCTCCTCCTCAGCTTCAGAACAACTCTCATCATCAACAATTCCCACCAGGTTTCTCGATTTCGCCAAAAAGCCTGAAACTTTCGATTGGATGGTGAATATCAGAAGGAAGATTCATGAGTACCCAGAATTGCAATATGAGGAATTTAAGACGAGTGAGATCATAAGAGCAGAGTTGGACAAAATGGGAATTTCATATAAGCATCCAGTTGCTGAAACCGGTGTTATTGGATACATTGGAACTCGAAAACCTCCTTTTGTTGCTTTAAGAGCTGACATTGATGCTCTTCCTATGCAG GAAATGGTGGAGTGGGAGCACAAGAGTAAAGTAGATGGAAAGATGCATGCTTGTGGCCATGATGCTCACACTGCTATGCTTCTTGGTGCTGCAAAGATTCTCAAACAGAATGAAAAAGACATACAG GGAACTGTTGTTCTTGTTTTCCAACCAGCAGAGGAAGGAGGTGCAGGTGCTAAAAGGATCATAGAAGCTGGAGCTTTAGAAAATGTTTCTGCCATCTTTGGATTGCATGTGATGCCTAACTATTGTGTAGGAGAAGTCGCCTCAAGGTCTGGTGCAATAATGGCAGCAAGTGGCAGATTTCAAGCGACGATAAGCGGAAAGGGAGGTCATGCAGCTATTCCTCAACATTCTATAGACCCTATATTGGCTGCTGCTAATGTGATTGTTAGCTTACAGCACCTTGTATCTCGTGAATCCGATCCTCTTGATTCCCAG GTTGTGACGGTTGCGAAATTCCAAGGAGGCGATGCATTCAATGTTATCCCAGATTCTGTCACTATTGGGGGCACCTTCCGAACTTTCTCAAAAGAAAGTTTCAAGCAGCTGAAACAGCGCATTGAGCAG GTTATTGTAGGACAAGCTGCAGTACAGAGGTGCAACGCAACAGTCGACTTCTTTCAGGAAAAGAAACCTTTCTATCCTGCTGTTATAAACGACGGCGGATTGCACAAACATTTCCAGAATGTTGCAGGGAGTTTGCTTGGAACCAATAAAGTTATGGAAATGCCACCAGTGATGGCAGCAGAAGACTTTGCATTCTATCAAGAGGTTATACCTGGCtacttcttttttcttggaatGCAGAATGACTCAAGTGAAAGGCTTCCATTAATACATTCACCACATTTCACAGTCAATGAAGATGCACTTCCTTATGGTGCTTCCCTTCATGCATCATTGGCTGCTACTTACCTTCTAAAACATCACCATGATGTAACCATTGTAGAGGGCAAAAATCATGATGAATTATAG